Proteins encoded by one window of Streptomyces sp. NBC_01571:
- a CDS encoding ISAs1 family transposase, with the protein MPTASAYAHAASPPAEPADTSTPPNLEDPDIPVQHTASTTGHGRRESRSIKTCAVPDELGGISFPHGRLAIRVHRRRKQTGQRETRESLYAVTSLDAHQTGPAGLATAIRGHWGIENSSHHIRDVTFAEDASTVHTGTAPRAMATLRNLAIGVLKTLGSDNIAKTTRAIRNEPERALHILGITTEPDTYGT; encoded by the coding sequence ATGCCGACAGCCAGCGCCTACGCACACGCTGCGTCACCACCCGCCGAGCCCGCGGACACCTCAACCCCGCCTAACCTCGAAGACCCCGATATTCCCGTCCAGCACACCGCCTCCACCACCGGGCACGGCAGGCGCGAGTCCCGCTCGATCAAGACCTGCGCCGTCCCGGACGAACTCGGCGGGATCTCCTTCCCCCACGGCCGCCTGGCCATCCGTGTCCACCGCCGCCGCAAGCAAACCGGCCAGCGCGAGACCCGGGAGAGCCTCTACGCCGTCACCAGCCTCGACGCCCACCAGACCGGCCCCGCCGGCCTTGCCACCGCGATCCGCGGGCACTGGGGGATCGAGAACTCCTCACACCACATCAGGGACGTCACCTTCGCCGAAGACGCCTCCACCGTCCACACCGGCACCGCACCCCGCGCCATGGCAACCCTCCGCAACCTCGCCATCGGTGTCCTGAAGACCCTCGGATCCGACAACATCGCCAAAACCACCCGAGCGATTCGAAACGAACC